A genomic region of Acipenser ruthenus chromosome 9, fAciRut3.2 maternal haplotype, whole genome shotgun sequence contains the following coding sequences:
- the LOC117405999 gene encoding P2Y purinoceptor 3 encodes MDNLTIAPIGSCTYNENFKQILLPVVYSIVFIIGLPLNFTVIVQIWQSRKYLTRTTIYMLNLALADLLYVCSLPLLIYNYAQQDYWPFGEFTCKFVRFQFYSNLHGSIMFLTCISFQRYMGICHPFTTWHKTGGKKFAWIICAVIWFIVLAVCAPTFEFATTGTQRNRTVCYDLSEPSRSAQYFPYGMALTVIGFVIPFLGIIVCYCCMTRILCQKNEMTGTVVREKKDKAIRIIIIVVVVFAISFFPFHLTKTMYLIIRAIGGVACEVRERFAIIYKCTRPFASMNSVLDPILFYFIQPKFRHSTKSLLEKMNTKREKT; translated from the coding sequence ATGGATAACCTTACCATAGCACCGATAGGTTCCTGCACCTACAATGAGAACTTCAAGCAAATTCTCCTTCCAGTCGTCTACAGCATAGTCTTTATAATTGGACTCCCCTTAAACTTTACTGTCATTGTTCAGATATGGCAGTCCCGAAAATACCTGACCAGGACAACCATCTACATGCTGAACCTTGCATTAGCGGACCTGCTTTACGTCTGTTCCCTTCCACTACTCATCTACAACTACGCCCAGCAAGATTACTGGCCTTTCGGGGAGTTCACCTGCAAGTTTGTCCGCTTCCAGTTCTACAGCAATTTGCATGGCAGCATCATGTTTCTTACCTGCATCAGCTTCCAGAGGTATATGGGTATCTGCCACCCTTTCACAACATGGCACAAGACTGGTGGCAAGAAGTTTGCCTGGATAATCTGTGCCGTAATCTGGTTTATTGTTTTAGCCGTTTGCGCACCCACTTTTGAGTTTGCCACCACGGGGACCCAGCGAAACCGAACTGTGTGCTACGATCTGAGTGAACCCTCTCGCTCCGCTCAGTATTTCCCTTATGGAATGGCATTGACAGTCATTGGATTTGTGATCCCCTTTTTAGGAATCATAGTTTGCTACTGCTGCATGACCAGGATCCTATGCCAAAAGAACGAAATGACCGGTACAGTGGTTCGGGAGAAAAAGGACAAAGCAATCCGGATTATCATAATCGTGGTGGTGGTCTTTGCTATCAGCTTTTTCCCCTTCCACTTGACCAAGACTATGTATCTGATCATCCGGGCTATAGGAGGAGTGGCCTGTGAAGTGCGTGAAAGGTTTGCCATCATTTACAAGTGCACCAGACCCTTTGCGAGCATGAACAGTGTTCTTGATCCAATCCTGTTTTATTTCATACAGCCTAAATTCAGGCATAGCACCAAATCATTGCTGGAGAAGATGAATACCAAGAGAGAAAAGACATGA